The DNA region GTTTCGCCGGTACCGACGATCGAATAGTTTTCGACCGAAACAAACGCGTATTGTTTGATGAGACGGCTCGCGTCCTTGAGCGGCATAAAATAGGTCGGCTGCCCGTCAATATTGAGGATCAGCGGGAAATCCGCCCGGTATCCGAGATGCTGCACCTTGCCTTCGGCGGAACCCTGCGCGGCCAGCTCGGTGGCGCCGGGCATCTGGTAGACCAGCGTATCCTTGGTGACCATATCCACCATAAAGAAACCGATAGCGCTGTTGTCCCCGCCCACGCTGGTGAAACCGGTAAACAGATAGCATCGATCGTTGTTATATACGATCATATGCCCCTGCGAAGCACGGAATTTGTCTTTATCCGCGAAATTGAGCCAGCCGCGTACAAATTCACCCTTATTGTTGATCTGCTGCAGGATAAAGTTTTCCGGCTGCACCCGGTCGACCCATTCCGGGATGTCCGCGATGCTGTATTTGTTCATCTCGCCGGTGGTTGCATTGACGATCCACGCGCCGGTCGCTTCCGGAAGGTTGAAGAACCGTTTATTCCGGTAAGTGGTATAGACCCAATAGGGCTGTCCTTCATCATCCACTTCAAAGGAAGGGTCGGTGATGCCGTCAAACCATGCGCCGCCAAATCGGGTATGCCGTTTGAGGTCATGCAGCAGGTAGTTGTTCGGCTGATATTTGAGCTTATGGGTTTCGATATACTGCACATCGTTGACATCGGTCGCGGATACGAGGATATAACCCGGCGTACCGGAAAGATTGGTCAGCCACTTGAAAACACCCGAATGATAGAGCGGCACCGCCCAGACAAGCTTGCCGTTGATCTTCTGGATGGTCGCGTCATTCGCGCCGATGACCACCTGGCTGCCAAGTCCCGCTCGTTCGCCCAGTTTTTTGTCCGCGAGGATATTTGCAAGTTCCTGATCGACGATCGGCACTTGCGACATATCCACCGCCTGCATTTCGCTGGAAAATTCGACTGGCCGCTCGGTGCCGAGCTGGTCGCGATAGGCTTTCCAGTTGAAGATGAAAGAGGATGCGATGAGCATCACCACAAAGAATACCCATGGCAAGGCCAGCAGAACCTTGGTCCATTTGGGGAATTTGCGGTTCGGCACATAATTGAACGGCCGCGCCTCTTCCCCGTTGCCGGAAAACTGGATGGTGATCTCTCCAAAGCGGAACAGCGCCCAAACCCCGATAAAGATCGTGATGACGACCGCCCAGAAAAACGCGCCCTCCGAATAAAAGAACGGGTTCAGGTTCGGCGCCTCCACAAAGATATACACGCCAATCAGCAGGATGATCCCCAGGAAGGTAAACAGCTTGTACTTTTTGAGATTCACTTTGCCACACTCCTAAACCGATCTTAAAATGATAAAAAACGCACTGTGGTATCATTGCGCATCGAGCCGGCAGCGCCGGCGCATCTGCCTGGCCATAAATCGACATAATAACTGCCCTGCGGTTATTATGCCACAAGCGCGAAACGCGCGGTGGGATAATTGGCCATCGGGCAGGGAGCCGGCAGCGCCGGCGCATCTGCCTGGCCATAAATCGATATAATAACCGCCCTGCGGTTATTATATCACAGATTTCTCACATGGAGAAAGTTTTGACAGAAATTAATAAAAGCTTTACACCTGTTCACAGTTCCGTCATAGAAAACATGTCAGTTGAGTGCGACAACCGCACGGTTCAGCGCCGCCGCATAGGCCAGCCATAAGAGATAGGGCGCCATCAGCCATGCGGCGCTTTTCCGGATCATGCCGAAACAGGCTGTTGTAATGACCGTCAACACCAATATGGCGCAAAGCTCCCAAAACGCAATCTGAAAAAGCCCAAATCGGAAAAACAGCGGACTCCACAGGAAATTGAGCGCCAGCTGCACATCATAAAAGGTGAGCGCCTGTATGCGGTTCGCTTCTGGGGCGTCCGATGTCCATATCAGGTAAGCGGCGATCCCAATGAGCAGGTAAAGCACCGGCCAGGCTACGCCGAATACCCAGGACGGCGGCGCAAAGGACGGCAGCGTCAGAGACTGGTAGACGCTTTTCATGTCTTTGGAAAGCAGGCTGCTGAGAAAGCCGCCCAACAACGGAATTGCAATCGAAACCATCAATGGTTTTAAACGGATTGTTGCATTCATATTGGCCACCCTTTCATTCTGAACGGATCTTGTTTAGCTTATGAAAAAAAGCCCTGCGCTATGCGTGAATTTATTGACGCAGGCAGATCCTTCGCGGTATAATAGCCGCAGAGCGGCTATTATACCTTTTTATGCGCAGGACGATCCGCGCCCTTGGCGTTTCCGTCCCGATGCGCAATTATCCCACCGCGCGCTTCGCGCTTGTGATATAATAGCCCCAGTACGGCTATTATACCCTCTTTATGGACAGGCAGATTCGTCGGCGCGGCCGGTTCCCTGCCCGATGGCCAATTCCATCACCATGTGCTTGTAACAGAATCGCCGTATATGTTAAAAAGACAATCAGAAGCCGGCGTGGACGCGCTGGTTCGGAAGGAGCATCCATCCCCAGCTATGAAAGACCTTTCACAATTACCCAAGCTGTTCGTGTCGTTTTTCAAGATCGGCGCGTTTACCTTCGGCGGCGGCTACGCCATGATCCCACTCATCCAGAGAGAAACTGTGGAAAACCATCACTGGATCACCGACGACGATATCCTTGATATGCTCGCCATCGCGGAATCCACCCCCGGCGTTGTCGCAGTCAACTCCGCCACTTTCGTCGGCTACCGGGTCGCGGGTTTCTGGGGTGCTCTGATCGCCACCTTCGGCGTGGCGCTCCCATCGTTTATTGTCATCTCGATCCTTTCCCTCTTCATCATGGAGTATAAAAAAATCCAATGGCTCAACTGGGTGTTCGATGGCATCCGGGCCGGCGTGGTGGTGCTCATCTTCAACGCTGCCATCAAACTTGGTAAACAGTGCCCGAAAAATGTCTTTGTGGGCGTGGTTATAATGCTTGCCTTTATCGGTGCGGCGGTGTTTAATCTGCCGGTCATCGGTATGCTCATTCTGGCCGCGATCGCGGGCATCGTCCGTGAGGTCCTCCTCTCTAAAAAAGGCGCCGCAAAGGAGGGTGAACAATGAGCATTTTCCCCGCCCTCTTTCTGACCTTTTTTAAAATTGGCCTCTTTACCATCGGTGGCGGCTATGCCATGATCCCGATGATCCAGCAGGACATCCTCTCCCACGGCTGGCTCGCACAGGATCAGCTGATCGATTTTATCGCCATCAGCGAATCCACGCCCGGTCCCTTCGCGGTCAATATCGCAACTTTTGTCGGCATGGAAAAAGGCGGGCTGCTGGGCGCGGCCTGCGCAACACTTGGCGTGATTCTGCCGTCTTTCCTCATCCTCCTGCTCATTGCCAAATGGTTCACAAGCTTCCAGGACAACTCCTGTGTCAAAGCCGCTCTCTACGGCCTGCGCCCCGCAGTGGTCGGGCTCATCGGCGCGGCCGCGTTTTCGATCTTCCTTGCGAACGTCATGGGGGTCTCCTCGCTTACCGCCGTCTTTGGACATATGCCCGCGGTGAGCTGGCGGGCGATCCTCATCGTCGTCTTGGTGTTCCTTTTCAGCCGCTGGAAAAAGAAGCTCCACCCCATCTGGCTCATCCTGTTTTCCGGCGCGCTCGGTTTTCTGTTCCATACGCTGCTGCCCATGATTCCTTAGGAGGTTTCGTATTATGAAGAAAAAAGACATCGCGCTAAAAGCAATCGAACTGTTGAAGCAGGAATATCCCGACGCGATCTGTTCGCTTGAATACCGCAAGCCACATGAGCTGCTCATCGCAACCCGGCTGGCGGCCCAATGCACCGACGCACGGGTCAACATCGTCTGCAAAGACCTGTTCGCCAAATATCAGACCATTGAGGATTTTGCAGACGCACAGCTTTCCGATATTGAAAATATGATCCGTTCCTGCGGGTTTTACAAGATCAAGGCCAAAGATATCATCAATATGTGCATCATGCTCCGCGACGTTTACGGCGGTGTGATGCCGGATACGGTCGAGGAGCTCGTAAAGCTCCCCGGTATCGGCCGCAAGACCGCCAACCTCATGGTTGGCGACATCTTCGGGAAGCCCGCCATTGTGGTAGATACCCATTGTATCCGGCTGACCAACCTGCTCGGCCTCACCGAAGGCAAAGATCCGGTGAAAATTGAGGATCAGCTGCGCAAAATCCTCCCGCCGGAGGAATCGAACGACTTTTGCCACCGGCTGGTGTTGCATGGCCGCGCGGTCTGCGTGGCGCGGCGGCCGCAGTGCGACAAATGCGTCCTGAACGTCTGTTGCAAGCACTACAAGGATACCTATAAGCTCAAATAAGAAAGAGGCCCGCGCGCGGGCCTCTTTCTTATTTTCTGATCAGCGCTTTAACAGCATCTGCAAATCCTCACGTGTGAAAGAATACTTCTTGTCACAGAAATGGCATTCCACCTCGGTTACATCCTGTTCGTCCGCGAGCTTTTCCAGCTCCTCGCGGCCGATGCTCAGAAGCGCCCGTTCCACCCGCTGCTTCGAGCAGTTACAGCGGTAAACCGGCTCGGCCTCGTCGAGCACCTGTGGTTCAAACCCCGCGAACACCGTTTGGATAACGTCCCAAGGCGTCATCCCGGAATCGATCATCGCAGTGATCGGCTGGACATTTTGCAGGTTCTCTTCAACGCGGCCAATCACCGCGTCGTCCGCGCCGGGCAGCAGCTGGATCAGGTATCCGCCCGCCGCCCGCACCGAAAGATCCGGGTTCACCAGAACGCCAAGCGCGCAGACGGTCGGCGTCTGTTCGCTTACGGCAAAGTAGCTGGTGATATCCTCCGCGATCTCGCCCGAAACCAGCGGAACCGAGCCGATCGACGGTTCCGGCAGGCCCACGTCCTTGATGACCGAAAGGGTTCCGTCAGTGCCGACCGCGCCCGCCACGTCAAGCTTTCCGTAACGGTTGAGCGGGATCTCGACAATCGGATTGGCGACATAGCCGCGCGGGTTCCCCAGACTGTCCGAAACAGCGATGAGCGACCCGGCGGGGCCGCTGCCCGCCACCCGGATGGTGACGCTGTCGGTTTCGTTTTTCAGCATCTGCCCCATGATCGAAGCAGCTGTGACCAGCCGTCCGAGCGCCGCCGTAACGGTCGCGCTCGGACGATGGATTCGTTCGAGTTCCGCCACGATATCGGTGGAATCGATCGCGGTGCAGACTGCCGAGCCGTCCGCCGCGATCGTACGTATCAGTTTTCCCATAGCTTAAATTCCTTCTGTTTCTTTTTTGCGCGCCACATAGACCGCGCGCTGAGTCGTTTCTCCCACCGGGCCGGTGGTATCTCCCGCGTACACCGCAAGCAGCTCATATCCGGTGCGGGACAGCACGTCCAGAATCTGCGCATGCGTAAAAGCCCGTTCGCAGAAGCTTTCGCTCTGCCGGGTATAGGTTTTCCCCTCACGCACGAAAAAGTCAAGCGAGATCCGGGTGCGAAGCGCCTTGTCGGTGGTGTTCTGCCACACGCAGTAAAGATCGTCCAAATCATAGACAAAGGTGTTCTGGCCCAGCACCTCCCGGTGCTTATATTCGGTATTCACATCGAACAGGAAGAGCCCTCCCGGCACAGTAAAGAGGGACACCCTGGCAAATGCCCGTTCAAGCGCTGCCGTATCCGGCAGGTGGTTGAGGCTGTCGAGCGCGCAGACCGCAACGTCGATTGTTCCAAACAGGTCAAGCGCATCGAACTTCTGGCAAAGATAAAGGACCGGCCTGTCCCCCTGCTTGGACACAGCTTCAGACAGCATATCCGCGCTGCCGTCCACACCGATCACATCGTAACCCAAAGCGGCAAGCTCGACCGTAAGGCTGCCTGTCCCGCACCCAAGGTCGAGCAGGATCGTCTCGCCGGTCACCTCGATATGCTGCCTGATCAAGCGGTCAAAATATTCCGCGCGCCGTTTATAATCGATCTCCCCGGTGAGGCGGTCGTAATAAGCGGCAAAAACGCTGTAGGGCATCAGTCACGCACCCGTTCAAATACAACCTTGTAACCGTCACTGCCGTAGTTGAGCGAACGGTTTACACGGCTGATGGTCGCGGTGGACGCACCGGTTTTCGCCACAATGTCGCTGTAAACGCGGCCTTCCGAAAGCATCCGGGCCACTTCGAGCCGCTGAGAGAGCGCTTTGAGTTCCGGAACGGTGCACAGATCCTCAAAAAAGTTATAGCATTCCTCCATCGTTTCCAGCGAAAGGATTGCTTTAAACAGGTAATCCACGTTCATGTCTTTCAGTTTTGTGTTCATGAAAAACCGCCTCCAAAAATGAAATGTTCATTGTATTTGATTTTATCATTTTAGAGCGCGAAAGTAAAGGCTTTTGTGTGCGAAAGCGCAACATTTTTTATTGCTTAGCAATCAAAAATTGGCCATGCGGCTCTGCCGCGGCCATTTTAAATTTTTATGCGTCAGCCAAAGGCCGATATGTAAAAAAGCAGCCGCAAAACGGCTATTTTATTGCTTCGCGGGATCATCCTCCAAAAGGTAGCGGAGCATCCGCTCGGGATTGTTAAGGAAGGCTTTTGTGAGCTGATAATGTTCTGTTTGTTCGTACGGCATAGTGGTGATGCCTTCCGCGCTGAGTTCCAGGATCTGCGCCTTTGGGCAGGCAAGCAGGATCGGTGAATGGGTCGCGATGAGAAGCTGCGAACCGTCCTCCGCGAGCGAAACGATCCGCGCGAGCAGGGCCATCTGCCGTGACGGCGAAAGAGCGGCTTCCGGTTCATCGAGAATATAGAGCCCGTTCCCGCCGAAGCGGTTCATCACCAGAGACAGGAAGCTCTCCCCGTGGCTCTGTCCGTGCAGCGATCTGCCGCCGTAGCTGTCGATAAGTTTTGGGGAAAGGCCCGGCGCGCGGTCAAGTTCATCGATGTAGCTCGCGACATTGTAGAAACTCTCGGCCCGCAGAAAGAACCCGTCCCTCGGACGCACCGGCCCGCGCCAGATACGCAAATTTTTGCAGAGCGCCGAATGCGAATCCGCTGTGGAAAACGCAAAATTGCGGCTGCCACCCTCGGGGTTAAAACCCCAGACGACCGCCAGCGCTTCGAGCAAAGTCGATTTTCCCGTTCCATTCTCCCCGACAAAAAAAGTCACCCGCTGTGTAAAATCAATCCCACCCTGCCGGAGAAGGTTTTTCACCAGCGGGAGCTTTTCGAGATAGCCGCTCTCTGAAAGCGGCCCGTCCAGAAAAATCCTGCGGATATAAAGGTCGTTCATCCCGGCCCCTCCCAAAAGCGGGCCGGACGCATCCGCGTCCGGCCCGCCGAAGCGTTTCAGCCTGTTTACAGCATATCGTTGCGGACAATATCCTCCAGCGTCTCACGCTTTACCACAACCCGCGCCTCACCGTCTTTGAGCATAACGACCGGCGGCTTGGGAATGCGATTATAATTTGACGCCATCGAATAGTTATAAGCGCCGGTCGCGAG from Anaerotruncus rubiinfantis includes:
- a CDS encoding TspO/MBR family protein encodes the protein MNATIRLKPLMVSIAIPLLGGFLSSLLSKDMKSVYQSLTLPSFAPPSWVFGVAWPVLYLLIGIAAYLIWTSDAPEANRIQALTFYDVQLALNFLWSPLFFRFGLFQIAFWELCAILVLTVITTACFGMIRKSAAWLMAPYLLWLAYAAALNRAVVALN
- a CDS encoding YerC/YecD family TrpR-related protein — its product is MNTKLKDMNVDYLFKAILSLETMEECYNFFEDLCTVPELKALSQRLEVARMLSEGRVYSDIVAKTGASTATISRVNRSLNYGSDGYKVVFERVRD
- a CDS encoding class I SAM-dependent DNA methyltransferase; this encodes MPYSVFAAYYDRLTGEIDYKRRAEYFDRLIRQHIEVTGETILLDLGCGTGSLTVELAALGYDVIGVDGSADMLSEAVSKQGDRPVLYLCQKFDALDLFGTIDVAVCALDSLNHLPDTAALERAFARVSLFTVPGGLFLFDVNTEYKHREVLGQNTFVYDLDDLYCVWQNTTDKALRTRISLDFFVREGKTYTRQSESFCERAFTHAQILDVLSRTGYELLAVYAGDTTGPVGETTQRAVYVARKKETEGI
- a CDS encoding AAA family ATPase — protein: MNDLYIRRIFLDGPLSESGYLEKLPLVKNLLRQGGIDFTQRVTFFVGENGTGKSTLLEALAVVWGFNPEGGSRNFAFSTADSHSALCKNLRIWRGPVRPRDGFFLRAESFYNVASYIDELDRAPGLSPKLIDSYGGRSLHGQSHGESFLSLVMNRFGGNGLYILDEPEAALSPSRQMALLARIVSLAEDGSQLLIATHSPILLACPKAQILELSAEGITTMPYEQTEHYQLTKAFLNNPERMLRYLLEDDPAKQ
- the hslO gene encoding Hsp33 family molecular chaperone HslO; this encodes MGKLIRTIAADGSAVCTAIDSTDIVAELERIHRPSATVTAALGRLVTAASIMGQMLKNETDSVTIRVAGSGPAGSLIAVSDSLGNPRGYVANPIVEIPLNRYGKLDVAGAVGTDGTLSVIKDVGLPEPSIGSVPLVSGEIAEDITSYFAVSEQTPTVCALGVLVNPDLSVRAAGGYLIQLLPGADDAVIGRVEENLQNVQPITAMIDSGMTPWDVIQTVFAGFEPQVLDEAEPVYRCNCSKQRVERALLSIGREELEKLADEQDVTEVECHFCDKKYSFTREDLQMLLKR
- a CDS encoding chromate transporter, encoding MLKRQSEAGVDALVRKEHPSPAMKDLSQLPKLFVSFFKIGAFTFGGGYAMIPLIQRETVENHHWITDDDILDMLAIAESTPGVVAVNSATFVGYRVAGFWGALIATFGVALPSFIVISILSLFIMEYKKIQWLNWVFDGIRAGVVVLIFNAAIKLGKQCPKNVFVGVVIMLAFIGAAVFNLPVIGMLILAAIAGIVREVLLSKKGAAKEGEQ
- the nth gene encoding endonuclease III, translated to MKKKDIALKAIELLKQEYPDAICSLEYRKPHELLIATRLAAQCTDARVNIVCKDLFAKYQTIEDFADAQLSDIENMIRSCGFYKIKAKDIINMCIMLRDVYGGVMPDTVEELVKLPGIGRKTANLMVGDIFGKPAIVVDTHCIRLTNLLGLTEGKDPVKIEDQLRKILPPEESNDFCHRLVLHGRAVCVARRPQCDKCVLNVCCKHYKDTYKLK
- a CDS encoding chromate transporter → MSIFPALFLTFFKIGLFTIGGGYAMIPMIQQDILSHGWLAQDQLIDFIAISESTPGPFAVNIATFVGMEKGGLLGAACATLGVILPSFLILLLIAKWFTSFQDNSCVKAALYGLRPAVVGLIGAAAFSIFLANVMGVSSLTAVFGHMPAVSWRAILIVVLVFLFSRWKKKLHPIWLILFSGALGFLFHTLLPMIP